A genome region from Triticum aestivum cultivar Chinese Spring chromosome 2B, IWGSC CS RefSeq v2.1, whole genome shotgun sequence includes the following:
- the LOC123046791 gene encoding uncharacterized protein, with protein MPRLEYPATPSSRRRGSSWTPRRMDPGASSSSGRSTGSPCLRPVKPEPQDTLVSHRTRSADVRIADPSPTSGRLVLVRPKAEPGLPVEYEAIARRGFSDEEALKWARDDYLRDEMVRQCRDLEEVAARRSGREDEHGVVILDSDDDEDAPGSSNPPRQSGEGCNRDGGRGGGDNDDDDGDGDYTQFYRRLGM; from the coding sequence ATGCCCAGGCTGGAGTACCCTGCTACACCGTCCTCCCGCCggcgtgggagctcgtggacgccgaggcgcatggacccgggggcctcctcctcctccggccgctcgaccggctctccctgcctccgccccgtgaagccggagccccaggacacgctgGTCAGCCACCGCACCCGCAGCGCTGACGTCCGCATCGCcgacccctcccccacctctggacgcctcgtcctcgtcaggccgaaggcggagcccggcctccccgtgGAGTACGAGGccatagcccggcgcggcttctccgacgaggaggccctaaagtgggcgcgggacgactacctccgcgacgagatggtccggcagtgCCGAGACCTGGAAGAGGTAGCCGCCCGCAGgagtgggcgcgaggacgagcacggcgtggtgatcctcgacagcgacgacgacgaggacgcccccggatcgtccaacccgccgcgccaatcTGGGGAGGGGTGCAACAGggacggcggccgcggaggaggcgacaacgacgacgatgacggcgacggcgactacacgcagttctacaggcgcctcggcatgtag
- the LOC123046793 gene encoding BTB/POZ and MATH domain-containing protein 2-like isoform X2, protein MANKSTSEVSHGQLPKTSSTCLTESVTAVHDFEVANYRLLDGIGVGKQVRSSYFSVAGFEWFINFFPDGRMADYADYTSVFLDRVIQQNDTRNVRTKLTLNMLEKDGEAQLTKCDEIDHVFSSAKSYWGYFRFVAKAKLKSLSQANNGFFIIRCVLTVIKEPRTEVKRNTVVVPQPNLQDQLCQMWKDGQGADVTFSVDGQLFKAHRCLLAARSLVFKAELLGPMKEKETHCIKIDDIDPEIFEALLHFIYTDSLIVGEHHKEGEIAKLQHLLVASDRYGLDRLNVMCESKLSECIDVETVATTLVLAEQHHCKDLKEACVEFMAPRNVLQAVMETDGFKHLVASCPLVMKELLPWCPVVSSPFD, encoded by the exons ATGGCCAACAAATCCACCTCTGAAGTTAGCCATGGCCAACTACCCAAGACATCGTCAACATGCTTGACGGAGAGTGTCACTGCGGTGCATGATTTTGAGGTGGCCAATTACCGGTTGCTGGATGGCATCGGCGTTGGCAAGCAAGTTCGCTCAAGCTACTTCAGCGTGGCTGGCTTTGAGTGGTTTATCAATTTCTTCCCGGATGGGAGGATGGCAGACTACGCTGATTATACATCAGTCTTTCTTGACCGTGTCATCCAACAGAATGACACTCGTAATGTCAGGACTAAGTTGACCTTAAACATGCTAGAGAAAGATGGCGAGGCACAATTGACTAAATGTGATGAGATAGATCATGTCTTTTCCTCAGCAAAGTCATATTGGGGCTACTTCAGATTCGTTGCGAAAGCGAAACTGAAATCATTGTCGCAAGCCAACAATGGCTTCTTCATTATACGCTGTGTTCTCACCGTGATAAAAGAACCTCGCACCGAGGTTAAGAGGAACACTGTTGTGGTTCCGCAACCGAATCTGCAAGACCAGCTCTGCCAAATGTGGAAGGATGGTCAGGGAGCAGATGTGACATTCAGTGTGGATGGCCAACTGTTCAAAGCTCACAGATGCTTATTGGCTGCACGGTCTCTGGTTTTCAAGGCGGAGCTCTTGGGTCCGATGAAGGAGAAGGAAACACACTGCATCAAAATTGATGACATCGACCCTGAAATCTTTGAGGCTCTTCTTCACTTCATATACACAGATTCCCTGATAGTCGGTGAGCACCACAAAGAAGGTGAAATTGCAAAACTGCAGCATCTGCTAGTTGCCTCGGATCGATATGGTTTGGATAGGTTAAATGTCATGTGTGAAAGTAAATTGTCTGAGTGCATTGACGTGGAGACTGTTGCAACAACATTGGTTTTAGCAGAGCAACACCACTGCAAGGATCTCAAAGAAGCCTGTGTTGAGTTTATGGCTCCACGGAATGTTCTACAAGCTGTCATGGAAACCGATGGTTTCAAACATTTGGTAGCAAGCTGTCCTTTGGTCATGAAGGAGTTACTGCCATGGTGTCCCGTGGTGTCTAGTCCG tttgattag
- the LOC123046793 gene encoding BTB/POZ and MATH domain-containing protein 2-like isoform X1, translated as MANKSTSEVSHGQLPKTSSTCLTESVTAVHDFEVANYRLLDGIGVGKQVRSSYFSVAGFEWFINFFPDGRMADYADYTSVFLDRVIQQNDTRNVRTKLTLNMLEKDGEAQLTKCDEIDHVFSSAKSYWGYFRFVAKAKLKSLSQANNGFFIIRCVLTVIKEPRTEVKRNTVVVPQPNLQDQLCQMWKDGQGADVTFSVDGQLFKAHRCLLAARSLVFKAELLGPMKEKETHCIKIDDIDPEIFEALLHFIYTDSLIVGEHHKEGEIAKLQHLLVASDRYGLDRLNVMCESKLSECIDVETVATTLVLAEQHHCKDLKEACVEFMAPRNVLQAVMETDGFKHLVASCPLVMKELLPWCPVVSSPVRSEVKLSFNPLLGLPMTYYTVIL; from the coding sequence ATGGCCAACAAATCCACCTCTGAAGTTAGCCATGGCCAACTACCCAAGACATCGTCAACATGCTTGACGGAGAGTGTCACTGCGGTGCATGATTTTGAGGTGGCCAATTACCGGTTGCTGGATGGCATCGGCGTTGGCAAGCAAGTTCGCTCAAGCTACTTCAGCGTGGCTGGCTTTGAGTGGTTTATCAATTTCTTCCCGGATGGGAGGATGGCAGACTACGCTGATTATACATCAGTCTTTCTTGACCGTGTCATCCAACAGAATGACACTCGTAATGTCAGGACTAAGTTGACCTTAAACATGCTAGAGAAAGATGGCGAGGCACAATTGACTAAATGTGATGAGATAGATCATGTCTTTTCCTCAGCAAAGTCATATTGGGGCTACTTCAGATTCGTTGCGAAAGCGAAACTGAAATCATTGTCGCAAGCCAACAATGGCTTCTTCATTATACGCTGTGTTCTCACCGTGATAAAAGAACCTCGCACCGAGGTTAAGAGGAACACTGTTGTGGTTCCGCAACCGAATCTGCAAGACCAGCTCTGCCAAATGTGGAAGGATGGTCAGGGAGCAGATGTGACATTCAGTGTGGATGGCCAACTGTTCAAAGCTCACAGATGCTTATTGGCTGCACGGTCTCTGGTTTTCAAGGCGGAGCTCTTGGGTCCGATGAAGGAGAAGGAAACACACTGCATCAAAATTGATGACATCGACCCTGAAATCTTTGAGGCTCTTCTTCACTTCATATACACAGATTCCCTGATAGTCGGTGAGCACCACAAAGAAGGTGAAATTGCAAAACTGCAGCATCTGCTAGTTGCCTCGGATCGATATGGTTTGGATAGGTTAAATGTCATGTGTGAAAGTAAATTGTCTGAGTGCATTGACGTGGAGACTGTTGCAACAACATTGGTTTTAGCAGAGCAACACCACTGCAAGGATCTCAAAGAAGCCTGTGTTGAGTTTATGGCTCCACGGAATGTTCTACAAGCTGTCATGGAAACCGATGGTTTCAAACATTTGGTAGCAAGCTGTCCTTTGGTCATGAAGGAGTTACTGCCATGGTGTCCCGTGGTGTCTAGTCCGGTACGTTCAGAGGTCAAATTATCATTCAATCCATTGCTCGGTTTACCTATGACTTATTACACCGTGATATTGTGA
- the LOC123042137 gene encoding polygalacturonase inhibitor-like gives MRASSLVDHCATSLVVVVLLTAAAAARTNNECHSGDKAALLAIKSAFGNASYFNSWTPDTPCCEWTSVSCSGDGSAAARRVVGVSLVDDASLAGPLPGAAIARLTALQQLVLNNVPGVNGTIPRDLTRLNATLGLLDIISTGISGPVPSFLSEITALSYLSLSSNKLTGPIPASLGDMPNLYFLDLGYNRLTGTIPPLLLRKASDAYLYLSHNKLTGGVPAEFAAVHFWTIDLSYNGFKGDASSLFGANKPLLNVDLSHNAFSFNLSGVQLPEGLNSLELSHNDIYGDIPEMVVDMMLNYLNVSYNRLSGVVPAGGNMAWFDQSCFQHNKGLCGSPLPPCKH, from the coding sequence ATGCGTGCCTCATCACTCGTCGACCACTGCGCCACCTCACTGGTCGTCGTGGTGCTACTCACCGCAGCCGCAGCGGCACGGACGAATAACGAGTGCCACTCCGGCGACAAGGCGGCGCTGCTGGCCATCAAATCCGCCTTCGGCAACGCATCCTACTTCAACTCATGGACGCCCGACACCCCGTGCTGTGAGTGGACCAGCGTCTCCTGTTCCGGTGACGgctccgccgccgcgcgccgcgtcGTCGGCGTGTCCTTGGTGGACGACGCCAGCCTCGCCGGCCCGTTGCCCGGCGCCGCCATCGCCCGGCTCACCGCGCTGCAGCAGCTGGTGCTGAACAACGTGCCCGGCGTGAACGGCACCATCCCGCGCGACCTCACCCGCCTCAACGCCACCCTCGGCTTACTCGACATCATCTCCACGGGCATCTCCGGCCCGGTGCCGTCGTTCCTGTCCGAGATCACGGCGCTCAGCTACCTCAGCCTCTCGTCCAACAAGCTCACGGGCCCGATCCCGGCGTCGCTCGGGGATATGCCCAACCTCTACTTCCTCGACCTCGGCTACAACCGCCTCACGGGCACAATACCGCCGCTGCTCCTCAGGAAGGCCTCCGACGCATACCTCTACCTCTCCCACAACAAGCTCACCGGCGGCGTCCCGGCCGAGTTCGCCGCCGTGCACTTCTGGACCATCGACCTGTCGTACAACGGTTTCAAGGGCGATGCCTCGTCCCTGTTCGGCGCCAACAAGCCGCTGCTGAACGTCGACCTGTCGCACAATGCCTTCAGCTTCAACCTCTCCGGCGTGCAGCTGCCCGAGGGCCTCAACAGCTTGGAGCTGAGCCACAACGACATCTACGGCGACATCCCGGAAATGGTGGTCGACATGATGCTGAATTATTTGAACGTGAGCTACAATCGCCTcagcggcgtggtgcccgccggtGGCAACATGGCCTGGTTTGATCAGTCCTGCTTCCAGCACAACAAGGGGCTGTGTGGAAGTCCACTTCCACCCTGCAAGCACTGA
- the LOC123042138 gene encoding polygalacturonase inhibitor-like: protein MRASSLGRCANVALAVLLTTIAAAAAAAAARTKNECHAGDKAALLAIKAGFGNASYFQSWTSDYPCCEWISVFCDLSASPYTLRRVVAVSFLRDASLVGPLPGASVARLTALQQLILIHVPGVNGTLPRDLARLSNLNFIDVSYTGISGPVPWFLSRLTKLTYLRLSFNSLTGPIPASLADVPNLSFLDLGGNRLTGTIPPLLLSRTNDTAYLSLSHNNLTGGVPSDFAAVRFSSLDLSHNALAGEASLLFGLNKSLEKLDLSHNAFSFNLSAVTLPSQLGVFDISHNDVYGVLPSQVAKLQYLNVSYNRLSGRVPIGGNMDRFDQYCFQHNKGLCGTPLPPCKQ from the coding sequence ATGCGCGCCTCGTCACTCGGACGATGCGCCAATGTGGCACTCGCCGTGCTCCTCACCACAAtagcggctgcggctgcggctgcggcagcACGGACGAAGAACGAATGCCACGCCGGCGACAAGGCCGCACTGCTGGCCATCAAGGCAGGCTTCGGCAACGCCTCCTACTTCCAGTCATGGACTTCGGACTACCCCTGCTGTGAGTGGATCAGCGTCTTCTGCGACCTCTCCGCCTCCCCCTACACCTTACGCCGCGTGGTAGCCGTCTCCTTCCTCCGCGACGCCAgcctcgtcgggcccttgcccggcGCCTCCGTCGCTCGCCTCACCGCGCTGCAGCAGCTCATCCTCATCCACGTGCCGGGCGTGAACGGCACTCTCCCGCGCGACCTCGCCCGGCTTTCCAACCTCAACTTCATCGACGTCTCCTACACAGGCATCTCCGGCCCCGTGCCTTGGTTCCTGTCGAGGCTCACCAAGCTCACCTACCTCAGGCTCTCCTTCAACTCGCTCACGGGCCCCATCCCTGCGTCGCTCGCCGAcgtccccaacctctccttcctcgACCTCGGCGGCAACCGCCTCACGGGAACCATACCGCCTCTCCTCCTCAGCAGGACCAACGACACGGCCTACCTCAGCCTCTCCCATAACAACCTCACCGGCGGCGTCCCCTCCGACTTCGCCGCCGTGAGGTTCTCGAGCCTCGACTTGTCGCACAACGCCCTCGCCGGCGAGGCCTCGCTCCTGTTCGGCCTGAACAAGTCGCTGGAGAAGCTGGACCTGTCGCACAACGCCTTCAGCTTCAACCTCTCTGCCGTGACGCTGCCATCGCAGCTCGGCGTGTTCGACATCAGCCACAACGACGTCTACGGTGTGCTCCCCTCGCAGGTGGCCAAACTGCAGTATTTGAACGTCAGCTACAACCGCCTCAGCGGCAGAGTGCCCATCGGCGGCAACATGGATCGGTTTGATCAGTACTGCTTCCAGCACAACAAGGGACTGTGTGGGACTCCACTTCCTCCCTGCAAGCAGTGA